The DNA sequence ACCGTCGCTCGACAAAAAAATACGACTAGCGTTCGggtgtaatttaattttgctttCCGTCAATTACCTTTTGCGGGCTCACGTCAACGGATTAACTGTTTGAGTGTATCGTACATCCGTTCATTCAGTTTCTCATTGATTCATTTGGCTAATTTGTCTCTTATCCAATGGATAATATCTATACCTCTATTCTTTGGAAAAGCTTGTTTTAcgttttcaaccaattaaccAAATTCTTCCTTTCCGAAAATTCGGAGTTCCTTCGGAAACGAACAATAGCGACATCTATTGTTCGTTTTCCGAAGGAATTCCGAATTTCCGAAGAGTTTAAACTCCTTCACGTCCGGTTCGTTGTAATAGCTGTATTGTGAGAAAGTCGAAAGCACGTTGATCAGACGTTGCACTTTTTGATGTTTACCGCCTCCCTTCGCATTTTTGTATCTTACTGACCTTACCACCAAAAACGTATGTATCGACCCTCTTCTGTTTTAAACGTCATATTTGAAATAAGAACAAATTTATATCATTAAGTGACGGTTCACTTGCCTCAAAATTGTACAATTCTCGAagcgaaaataatgaaaagaagaaaaaatcggggaatgactagaaatatggcaacggaatgaaaacggcAAATGAACGGAAACATAGGGAAATGACCAACAATCGGAAACACCAGAAACCTGGAAATTACTAAAAATGACCACAGATCGGGTAACAACCACAAATCTGGTAATAACCAGTAATCGGCAAATTAATGGAAAGCGGGTAATTACTAGAAACtgggaaaattcgaaaataactagaaatatgaaaataggGAAAGCACTAAAAATGCaagtaaaaatggaaaaacgaccagaaatccagaaaggccgatgctattcgcacgcgcgtgcgaatagtctttcCTTCGGCCGCaggctattcgcacgccgcgtgcgaatagtcactctTATGTTTGTTGACTATTGagacgcgcgtgcgaatagccattgtTACAGGTGTGGACTATTGGGAcgtgcgtgcgaatagccgATCCTACAGGTGGAGACTATTCGGACGCGAGGCAAATTCGTGGAATTCGCGCCGCGCGAACTTGTTGATTCTTCAGTATTAAATGGATCTTGCTTTTCAAGAAAACGTTGTGTGAAGATGAGCCCAGGGTCTTTatgagaaataaatgaaattattattatgtatTCACACAGTATTTTTGAGTGTTTTAATGAGAATTTTGATCAGCTGAATgattaatacaattttttagtGTCATTGTTTAAAGGGAATAACTGTTCTTGCCCATTTTTaatcttcatttttgatatgtttacTTTTTCAGCATTCTTTCAAAATAGTCTCAATTTAGACTGATGTATGACATGACAGTTGCTTTCAATACaacttttattcaatttcCAGGCGCACTAAAAAAAGGTAGAGCGGAGTCGTCAATATTTCTCTTTATTTCACGgaaaatttcacaataaatatttcgaaaatttaatgtcCGATCATAATTTGTAGCACGGTCCGCGAAATTTGTTATTCAAAACGAATAATGTGAGAAAAAcctcatttctccatacaaagtcAGCAGTTTGTCATCATTGGACAATTTGAAACGTCGTCAAAAATAGCACAGCTAACTTTCACTTGTGAACAAGACACTATCTGTAATATGCTGGCTAACATGTTAAAATCAATCCTCTCTCCTTCgcgattaaatttattgagatgaataattaaaataaaatcgaagtaAAAATTCGACCCACCCATTGCTTTGGGGAGGCAATAGTAGCgttgttttttgaaataaaaaaaattaaagaaaccgGTATTTTACGACGTCAAGAGggtcgaaattttaaaaaatatattggcTCAAAGAGTGGCTTTGTTAATGCTGTGTCAGCTTGAATTCGTAACTTATTTAGACATCATGACAAACGCGAAGTTTAGATTATCCCATTACATGTAGCCTGAGGATTCGTAAAACTCTAGGTCCTACTAGCTATCGAATCTTATGCATAAGTATCATATTTCTGATTGGCCGATGCTGTAGGCCGTTCCACAGTAAGTTATGGGGATCAGCTATGGCAATGGTCATTTAAACTCTCATAAAACTAGTGTAAATACCTATTCACACACCGTTTAGCTGAAAGCCAAGATCCAATCTTTTACGCGCCGTGAAATCATGTTCCACGAATTTGTATCGCGTCCAAATAGTCTACACCTGTAggtttggctattcgcacgcacgTCCCAATAGTCCACACCTGTAACAATGGCTATTGGCACGCGCGTCCCAATAGTCAACAAACATAagagtgactattcgcacgcggcgtgcgaatagcctacGGCCGAAGgaaagactattcgcacgcgcgtgtgAATAGTCACTTCGATCCAGAAATGACCAAAAATCGGGAACCGTCCAGAAACAAGTGACAGCAATCGGGAAAGCTTTAGGTTCTATTCTCAACTAAAAATAGTCGATTtcgtatttcaaattttatgagattttttttattgcttgtTTGGGTTCGAATGTTTCTGCTTCCACGTACCACGGTAGTGCCTCATCGTGCGCAGGATTCTGaattgataaaagaaaaaaattggcaaTCCATAACATGTCACAAAAATctgaatatgaaaattaatttaacaaaataccTAGATCTCGTTGATCCAGGTGGCATCATTCTACGTCTGATTGATCCGTGTGATCCCAATGAACTGGCGGATGTTGTACGCAATGTAGATGTAATTGGCCGAACCGAAGTCAATCTCCTCGTTAATGCAATTCGTGTGGGAGGCGTAAGTCGTCGTCCTGACCTTGCTGAATAAGCTGATGGAATTGGTCCGAGTAATCCCAATGAACTCGGTGATGTTATAGAAGATGTAATTCGCCTTGCTGTAGCGGTTCGTCGTCCTGATCCCATTGATGGGCGTGTGTGTGATAACCGAACGGGAAAATATTCACTCATCGCAACTTTGTAATTTCTTTTATCAGCATAATCGAAGACTACGAATATGATGCGATCAATCTAAAAAGAACAACAGACTTtgattgaaataataaatttctctGAACATAGCGAAgagccaaaaaaaagttggaccgACTGCTATGAATTTTGAGTAGAAATTCTAACCCTATTTTTGTTGCGTTccaaaaaatttcggacaacTTCGCAGGCGTTCGGAGCAGCTTCATGTGGAGGAAATCCTAATAGTAATAGCTTTATTAATACTTTTCAAACATCAATTCGtcgttaaattttaagaaaaaattgtacCGTAAACGCCTGTAGAAATGCTTGGAAATGCCTGcaaatatcgaaaaaagaaCTAGATCTTTGtcttattgaaattcaaaacgaTTATTACAATTGTTCGGAGTGCCCAAGTCGCTGTAAAGTTTAACGAAGATTCATAAGCCCACCGTAATACATTAGGATCTTTGTTTTGAGGTCCGACAGTATGAATAACATCTGCAAGCGTAAAAACAATTGTTCGCGAAAAGATCGCTAGACATGTCCGCCAGTGATGACAGCAGTTCCTGGCCTGATCGGACCCAAACGTACCGATTCTGCTTTCAAACCTGGACCAGCCGCTCTATGAATGGCACCATCaactaatttattcaaaaatcttaaaattcaTCGTTTGTGCACTAGAAATCTATCTTACCTCCTCCTCCACCAGCTAGCGATTTTTTCGCTGCGTTTACTATTGCGTCAACTCGTAAACGAGTTATGTCACCTTCCCATAAAGATActtttctgttaatttcatTATCTACTGGATACAATGCTGTTGCTGTTGATGCTACGATAagaatttaaagtttaatctGATTCCATTCAGGATGTTCCGTAGACAAATTTACGAATTGTTCGttcattttcaaagaaatgcTGCTCCCATGTCTTAATTTGATTGGCCGTAATATACGTTCTCATTTTCgaataatgtcaaaattctgaatttttttaaaatttgattcgactttatcttaaaagaatttggaATGAATATTGGTAGATGATTGAATGAACACTGTGGTCTGTGAAAACTagatatttatttcaattgccgagaaaataacaaaatgtcaAATAAGGAGAGATGAGGGGAATGCACAGCCACAACCACAGGCAATTCATTCACCAAACGAAGATTTTGTTGATGATACGCAAGAGGTGAAAATAAGTCTGTTTTAATACTTACTGTAGGATGAAAGTGTGAAGGAAAAGCCACTTCGACCGTAACTGTTCAGACCTCACCACAAAAAGTAACGTGCAGAgtcttgaagaaaatattgatcTTGACCATGAAGACCTGTCTGCTAAAAAGAGAAAGGTTCGCGACTTTAAGAAGAACTTTTCAATAGATTGCATCGCTACAGGTCAATTTATCGAAGTTGTCGACCTGGTTAGAATTTCGTTAACATCTTTGTAATAGATCACTAAAATAaccgctggcgtgacgatcgacggttcggttttgtgtgcaaactaatgacgaccaactttgcttctaagggaattccccgtatttagttcatttgcattcatttcaaagaattggacgcactcacttattcattactatgtgaaattgtgaagttggtttcgattagtttgcacacttttccccaccattcctcacgtttccgtcatcagtttcaccaaacgaagagatctatCTCTCAGACGTAGacattcaatgcaacatttCAGTCTAGCGAGCAAACTGTCGAAAATAAACGATGGCCTATTCCACTCCGTGTCTGACTGCCGTGATTAAATGACCCAATGCATACACGCATTGAACGTTGTTGGCGACATATCACGATCATTGCGAGCTGCTCTACGCAATGAAACATTTGATTGCTGGTGCAAgctacctatctatttacttacATTGGAATTACCAAGGTACCGGCGCTGTTCACTTCAAAAATCACACCCCCAGTAACGACTTTGTGTACAACAAAAACTCGCTTTCATCGTCCGAATGGGTCTCAGCAATCAAACTCAGCACCAACTATGCCAATCTCAACGGCGTTCCAGGCGTCGCAAGCTCTTCCAACCTTTGTCGTAAATGCGGCAAAGAGAGTGAAACCATTCAACTTGTTACTGGAAGCTGCTCGGCGAATAACCTGCTAATTACGTCAAGACATCATAGTATCAAACATTTCATTGCCAACTGCTGAGAACGATAGGATTCACGTGCTACGAAGAAGTGTATGCTGTCGATACAGACGGAAGAGGTCGATTCAGTGACATTATTGCCTTCCACCCGAACTCTAAGAAAGCTCCAACGATTCGATATGAAACGAACGACATCAACCAGGATCAAACTGTCAAGGACGAAAAAGGGAAAATCTACCGCAAATGCATTCCAATTTATACTGAAAAATACGTGCAATCATCTGGCGAGAGATCGCGGTCTGTGGTTCGGAAGTCGTGGAACGTTCAGTGATAGCGttattgaatttttccgtGAAGTGAAATTAGACAATTCGTTCCTCAAGCAGTTGTCCGAAAGTGTTTTAACAAAGACTATCCATATAATTAGTAATCATATGTATGGCTGATGACGTAGCCACCTTTGAGCTTTGTGAAAAGATTAATTGAATTCgactttttgtttgtaatgACGATGTCCACTGGATTGATCAATATATGCTGTATAAATTTAGTACATTAAGGTACCGGTGAATATATCGAGAATTAATACTCTTCTGTATATTAAACAAACACGAGTGTAACGAGTGTATGTGTAATATACAGAAGAGTATTAGTTCGTGGTATATTCACTCGTACCTTATaatgttttattgtattgCGGAAACGACCAACTTATCGACATTTTAATGTAGGCTTATGAACTCTCGGTAATTAATATCGACGTCATATCAATGGAATAATTGATAGAAATAATGTTTGGTATAATACTCCGAAACAGTGTTTAATGTCGATGTATTTACCGCAATGCTATAAAGCAACTTATGTTATGTAAGCAGCACCTTTTATgtgaaataaatgtttctctCAGAGACTTTGAATTTTGCTTCTTTACTTCGCTTTTCATATTCAGCAATTGTAAAGTTTTCACTATAAATTGCGTCTCCTCAACGGTTTTCTCAACCTCCAAGAATAAATCGAATTCACTTTTTCTGATCTAAGTGTTTCTCCAAGATTTGAACCAAGacttgtacttcaaagactacATTTTCCACAATGTCATTAACAGATGAAATAGCCgtctgaaaatttgtattaatcTATTTCAGTACAACTATTTCACTAATCAAAGTGGATGGTGAAAAGAACAACTTTCGTAAAAAAGTGTTGGTCAAAGCAAAAACCACTAAGCTATGTGTCAAGTCATCTGTCCCAAAGAAAAAGGATGTCAAATACTGGACAATTAAGgctgcgagcgcacttacgccgtttagcactccgtttacgttttaacaatggaaagtgggaggagcttccattgttcactcgtaaacggagtgctaaacggcgtaagtgcgctcgcagcTTAAGTTTCTGAGCAAAAAAGCTTCGAGTTTGATAGTCAAATTCGGAAGTAACAAGTCAATGTCGACCGATTCGAGAATATCCAAAAACATTTCGGAATTATTGAGCCCAATTTCTTTTTAGACAAAAGACAATGTGATCgtgattgtttatttatttcgtaatTCATACATTCAGTTCACCTATTGTTGCGCAGTGTGCCGAACATTAACCTCAGTCctggaaattaaattgaattaagttGGACACAGGCACAGGACACAgtcatcaattaaaaattgaatttaccaCAAAACGATTCGTCGTTGGATGTTTTGCGTTCTGTATTCGACCGGAATGgggcaaattttcaaatttcgcacGAATTctggaaacaaaattttgttaacgGAAATGGTTTGAATATCCGaatcgggaaaaaaaactAACGTTTTAGTAGTTTCCGTTTGCGATTCGTCAATCTCATCGTATTCTGGTATCGAGTCGTTGTATTCGTTCGTGTCGTAAACATTGTTTTCATAGTTCCATCTCTCGTATAAATCTTTAAGTTCTTTCGTGCGGGCAGCTAATCTCGCGTGCTCTAAGTCATAGTCCAAATAAGCCGGTTCTCTACTCAAAATTCCACTCGTCTCAAATTGTGTGTTGTCATGAGAGCGGCCGTTTTCTGGTGATTTAATTTCGCCtcgaattgattgatttttggTTTTCCCGTTTGTATCGCTTTTAGGTGATTGCATCGTTTTACTTTTCTGAATCTGATCGATATAGCTGCTCTTCGCCTTCTCCACAACACGATCTATTTTTAAGGCGTCTATTTTTAGTGCGATGATCtattttggtttgtttttgtaaattttgttatttattacCTCCGTCAAATGCAGCATTGGGTGGAATTTTAGTTTCGTTTCTGCTGTTCTCTTCTGGAttataattttcgaaaaattcaaattgattttgaatgtcTGCTTTCTCCGCcatttttacttttgcatGGCTCTTAATAATTTTATCTTGTGCCTATTTCGAtcgaaatagtattttacatgactagggatgaaaagtagagttttcgtgtgaattttgttgatccgaggcgaaaccgaggtcaataaacacacgaaaacgagacttttcatttttatcccgagttatgtaatggattttacatgctgagggcttcgaaagaagtgcttaaaacgTGAAAAGTACAAATTATCGATTTTTATGTCCGTGGTTACTCCTAGGAGatctaattcaaatttctcTTGATATTTGCACAGCTAAAGTTAGTCCATTTAGCCTCTTAACCCGTTAAGGTGACATGAGGAGCGGTATTGACGTCAAATATTGAACGATGGTTGTGTTACTGAGTTGGCTGCGTCCCCTCAAAACAGATAATGGCAAATAGAATGGAAGATTCAtggcaattttcttttcaatttaaaattggaaaaattgtgaatCTTTCAGCAGCGACTGTCTGCATTAAGTATgatttccactcaacaaaaagtactccgtgagagagctgtcaaataaacaaaccaaaaattgaaaaaaaaatcaattttgtctctcataCGGATcccttttttggtaagtggaaattaaGCCTTAGTTGGTTATTATCAGAACGAAATAAACTGAGTAAAGTGAGTAATCCCCACTAGCCGTCGAGGCACTGTAAATATTCTTAAGTATTCTCGAGTATATTGAAGTtgtatcaacgcacttcaagcaaaagggcttcgagtgacagctgccaaatgaaagaaatttccCGATTTGTTTACagtgcaaaaatttgtttgctaCACTGTAACGTTttagtaccactcatgcttgaagtgcgttgcttataggcattaatataaaatttctgATCTGCGACAAATCGTTTCACACAGCCAAACCACGACATACCTGTTGCTTTGCAAGCATTTGCATACGCTCAGAGACTTTATTAGAAATTTGACCATTCGATTTGTTCTGCTTATTTTTAGGAACATCGTCATCGGTTTCATTGTTATTGGCAGGATTTGACCGATACACTTCACCGGTTTCAAATTGTTGCTTAGCATTTTGCGCCTTTTTCGCCGACGATTTTATGTGATCCAAATCATGAGCAAGAGAGGAACCTTTATTACGTTGACTGGCCGTGGTTTCCTGCAATGCATTCTGATACATTTCGGTGGTGCGTGCTAGCTTTCCCGAAAACAGTTTCGAacgaatattttgtatttccTGTTTTCGTTCCTCATATCGGGCTTGACGCCCCTGTTCCATTCCGGCTTCGAATTTattctttatttcattcatagcTTCGAAATTCGAGGGGCGTTCGCGTTGTGCCCGCTTCGCTCTGATTAAATCAACGTCTACGTCATCGTCGTAATCTTCCGAATGAATTGAATCCGCATCGCAATCATAGTCTGCTGATCGTTCTTCCTTAGCCGAGccaattttttcaaacaatcgAAAACGTCGTTTTACTGCAGCAGTTTCAATGTTCTCCAGTCCAAGATCATGTTGTTTCGACGAACGAATAACGTTGTCTGGTAGCTCAGACGGTTGATTTTCACTGA is a window from the Bradysia coprophila strain Holo2 unplaced genomic scaffold, BU_Bcop_v1 contig_94, whole genome shotgun sequence genome containing:
- the LOC119084852 gene encoding LIM domain and actin-binding protein 1-like — translated: MSQSTVNKTVGSVTKISTMSRTITSSTSTSSTQHQLQQKQQQQQQQQQQQQTNQKVMTKQSNKAEMEKKDHTSVLSRAEGICVRCNKTVYKMEEVIAEQQIWHKNCFKCNECDKTLNRHSKVDSFQIREGVVYCKLHFKQLFGVADGPKRRPELVISENQPSELPDNVIRSSKQHDLGLENIETAAVKRRFRLFEKIGSAKEERSADYDCDADSIHSEDYDDDVDVDLIRAKRAQRERPSNFEAMNEIKNKFEAGMEQGRQARYEERKQEIQNIRSKLFSGKLARTTEMYQNALQETTASQRNKGSSLAHDLDHIKSSAKKAQNAKQQFETGEVYRSNPANNNETDDDVPKNKQNKSNGQISNKVSERMQMLAKQQAQDKIIKSHAKVKMAEKADIQNQFEFFENYNPEENSRNETKIPPNAAFDGDRVVEKAKSSYIDQIQKSKTMQSPKSDTNGKTKNQSIRGEIKSPENGRSHDNTQFETSGILSREPAYLDYDLEHARLAARTKELKDLYERWNYENNVYDTNEYNDSIPEYDEIDESQTETTKTIRAKFENLPHSGRIQNAKHPTTNRFVD